The Mangrovivirga cuniculi genomic sequence GTGAACGCCATAAAATTTTACCTGGAAAAAATAAAAGGAGAAGACCGGAAGTATTACTGGATAGATCGTCCCAGTAAGGAGAAAAAACTACCTGTGGTACTGAGTGAAGAAGAAGTGGTACGCATGCTTAAGACACCGATGAATCTGAAGCACCGGTGTATGCTGACGTTAATCTATAGTGCTGGACTACGAGTAGGTGAAATGATTGATATGAAAATTTCTGATATCGATGGTGATCGCATGTTAATTCATGTAAAAGGCGCCAAAGGCAAAAAAGACCGCACTACATTGCTGTCGGAGAAGACATTATTGCTATTGAGAGAATATTACAAAAAGTATAAACCCAAACGATGGTTGTTTGAGGGCCAGGGTGGGGAAAAATATTCTGCGAGTAGCTTAAGAAAAGTATTTCACAGGGCAAAAAAGAACGCTGGGATAAAAAAGGACGCAACTCTTCATACGTTGAGGCATAGTTTTGCAACGCATTTATTAGAAAGAGGGACAAATTTACGATACATCCAAAATTTGCTAGGCCATTCAAGCAGTAAAACAACAGAAATATACACCCATATCACAAGTAAAGGAATGAATGAAATTAAAAGCCCATTAGATAATTTAGAAATATGAAACCAGCCACATACTTGTTCAAACAGATTTTTGTAAATAGTGACTCAGGCATTATATTGCAAGGAAAACCAAATACATATATGGAATAAGAGCCACTGAGTGGCGCTTAGCCATTCGTTGTGGCGCATTATAGGAAACCAAGTACCATATGAGATTATTTAAACAGAATAAAGAAAGTTGGGGGAATTTTAGTGGGAATATAAACATCTACGATAATCTCAAAGATTCGGATATTCCAAAATTGATAAAAGAACCAAATATCCATTCAATTCAGTTTTATCAATTCAAGACCCCAAATGAAAAGACTTGGAAAGTTCTAAATAACTTCTACGAGCAATTTCCTGATATCAGATTGCATATTTTCTGGTACGATTTAGTGGACTTTGGATTCTTAAAACATTTACCAGCAGTAAAGAGATTTGCAGTTTCATCATTTATGACAAAGGATTTCACTCCGATTAAGGA encodes the following:
- the xerA gene encoding site-specific tyrosine recombinase/integron integrase; translation: MIEILLKKIDDKNCLICEFEYDKRIIELVKSIPGRKWHPKNKYWYFEDTPRNYREIKKVLANYHLQISPEILEKYDSDMLKSSVSQKTNTNKKKNKNPFTRKKRRVPVPKEYIHKLETVRYSKSTIDTYIYYFSDFLTYCQIENSDTMTDEQVKSYLLYLIHDKKASQSTQNQAVNAIKFYLEKIKGEDRKYYWIDRPSKEKKLPVVLSEEEVVRMLKTPMNLKHRCMLTLIYSAGLRVGEMIDMKISDIDGDRMLIHVKGAKGKKDRTTLLSEKTLLLLREYYKKYKPKRWLFEGQGGEKYSASSLRKVFHRAKKNAGIKKDATLHTLRHSFATHLLERGTNLRYIQNLLGHSSSKTTEIYTHITSKGMNEIKSPLDNLEI